The following proteins come from a genomic window of Aphelocoma coerulescens isolate FSJ_1873_10779 chromosome 29, UR_Acoe_1.0, whole genome shotgun sequence:
- the NXPH4 gene encoding neurexophilin-4, with protein sequence MLGMSIPMLGVPVVVLGTVCAGGHVAKTLGYLEMGTSGLLKDVPYGTLKPPALDPGRLIPAEPPRGAGTPAGTGRSPWDWQKNQTAGELLSPRAHRKPTLKSSRTKKIFGWGDFYFNIKTLKFSLLVTGKIVDHINGTFSVYFRHNSSSLGNVSVSIVPPSKAVGFEVLVPGPPPLPRPPPPPQQSTLPEGRPAKALNCHVEYEKTNRARKNKPCLYDPSKVCFTEHTQSHAAWLCAKPFKVICIFISFLSIDYKLVQKVCPDYNFQHDNPYFG encoded by the exons ATGCTGGGGATGTCCATCCCAATGCTGGGAGTGCCCGTCGTGGTGTTGGGG ACGGTGTGTGCTGGGGGTCACGTCGCCAAGACCTTGGGGTACCTAGAGATGGGCACCTCTGGCCTCCTCAAGGACGTCCCCTATGGCACTCTGAAGCCCCCAGCACTCGATCCCGGGAGGCTGATCCCGGCAGAGCCTCCCCGGGGTGCGGGGACACCTGCGGGCACCGGCCGGAGCCCCTGGGACTGGCAGAAGAACCAGACggctggggagctgctgagCCCCCGCGCCCACCGCAAGCCCACCCTCAAGTCGAGCCGCACCAAGAAGATTTTTGGGTGGGGCGACTTCTACTTCAACATCAAGACGCTCAAGTTCAGCCTCCTGGTGACGGGCAAGATCGTCGACCACATCAACGGCACCTTCAGCGTCTACTTCCGACACAACTCCTCCAGCCTGGGCAACGTCTCCGTCAGCATCGTGCCCCCCTCCAAGGCGGTGGGTTTCGAGGTGCTGGTGCCCGGCCCCCCACCCCTACCGCGGCcaccgccccctccccagcagagCACCCTGCCCGAGGGGCGCCCGGCCAAGGCGCTCAACTGCCACGTGGAGTACGAGAAGACGAACCGGGCGCGGAAGAACAAGCCGTGCCTGTACGACCCGTCCAAGGTGTGCTTCACGGAGCACACGCAGAGCCACGCGGCCTGGCTCTGCGCCAAGCCCTTCAAGGTCATCTGCATCTTCATCTCCTTCCTCAGCATCGACTACAAGCTGGTCCAGAAGGTCTGTCCCGACTACAACTTCCAGCACGACAACCCCTACTTCGGCTGA